The stretch of DNA ACGCCGGCGGCACCTGATGCCGCCAGCGAAAATTGGTCAGGGCTCGGATGCTTTTGGGGTCACGATGAAACACTCATGGAATGCCTTCGCGGGCCTCGCGGCCGTCCTCGAAGTCGCGGCCCGGCGCCAGCTCGAGCCCGTCGGGCGGCGGCGCGTCAGGGCCGTTCCCCTGAACGAAAACGATGCGGCGAGGGCCGTAGCCGGCCAGTGTCCCGACCGGATCGGAAACCATTCGCACGAAGAAGGAGTCGATCACCCCGCCTTGCGTCTCGATAGAAGCCGCCGCGCGCGCAAGCGCCAAGACGCGCTCATCCATATTCGACGGCGACCGATCGCTGCGACCCGATCGAGACAGAAAGCGGCCTCCAATGGAGCCCGGCCGAGTTCAACACGATCGTCGTCTCTGACAGCGTGCTCAAAAACGCGCGGGGCCGGCGCACGGAATACGAACTCATCCCGCTCCGATCGGGCGTCGCGCGGCACACCGAGCTTTTCTCCCGCAACGATTTCTGGATTACGCGCGCCAAGCCAGACGAGCTGCTGGCGGTTCATCTCCCCAATTACGCCAGAGGCGAGTCCGTCGCCGGCGAGGACATCGCGGTCTGGTACACTGGATCGCTGCGCCACGAAGACCACATGCGCGATGAAGACCGCGACGCGGTTCCCGTGCTTTGGGTCGGCTTTGAACTGCGCCCGCGCAATCTCTTCGACGCAACGCCGCTTTTTGGTAAGGACGCGCGTTGATATCGGATCAGGAAGGTGAAATATCGCCTTGTGGCAGTTGACTGGGAGATTGGCGATGGCTGATTCTGAACGCGAAGAGAATTTCAGTTCCACAGAATTGGCGGCGGGGATCGTCGCGGCCTTCGTCGCGCATAATTCGCTTCCCGTGGCGGAGCTGCCGGCTCTGATCGCTTCCGTAGAGACGGCGCTGCGCGGCCTCGCCGGCCACGGGCCGGCGGTTGCGGAGACCGAGAAGCCGACGCCCGCGGTGCCGATCCGCAGATCAGTGACTCCGGATTACCTCGTATGTTTGGACGACGGAAAGCAGTTCAAATCGCTCAAGCGGCATTTGGCCGTGTTGGGGATGACGCCAGAGGAGTATCGGGCCAAGTGGGGCTTGCCCGCCGACTATCCGATGGTGGCCCAGAACTATGCGGCGCAGCGCTCGGACCTGGCGAAGAGCATGGGGCTGGGCCAGGCGCGCAAGACGACGGCAGCGAAACGGGGCCGTAAGCCGAAGGGAAGCGGGCAAGCCGCTGTCTGACGGGTATGCGCGTTTTGAACTGCCGGTCGAAGCGTCGCTTCGACGCGCATCTATATATGATAATGTCTTTTATCTTATTATATGCTGGGAGCAGATCATGGACTGGCTTTGGACTTGGGGAGGAAAGTGCTTCGGTTATCGCGATGGCGACGATTTGTTGACCCATGACGGCAGGCATGTGGGTCGCTTCAACGGCGACAAAATATTTGATCCGCGCGGTCGATACCTTGGAGAGCTAATGAACGAAAACAGGCTCATCCGGCGCAAAGGAGTTACGAGTCTGCGTGGCTATAATTTTACGCCTCGCGCAAAAAGGGCTGCTTACGCCAAGTACGCAAACTATGTTGGCTACGCGATGTATGCGGGTTACGAAGATTTTCCTGCCCCGGAGAGTCTTTGATGAAACGCGATATGGATCTTATTCGAGAGCTGCTCCTAAAGCTGGAAGGCGCAAATGTTCCGCCGGGAGTGACCGCTGTCATTTCTCCTTACGACGCGCGATTAGCGGTCAACGGCTTCGATGGTGAGGAGATTGGACATCACCTTCGGATGTTGGTAAGCGCGGGTTTCATTGAAACAGGCAATCAACCATTTGCGGCAGACGGGGCTTTGATCTTCCGCCAGATAGCTTGGGAGGGGCGCGATTTCCTTGATTCCGTCCGTGATCCAGAGGTGTGGGGGAAGACGAAGAAGGGCGCGCTCGCCGCAGGAGGGTTCACTTTTGATCTCTTGAAAGACCTCGCCAAGGGCTTTCTCAAAAAGCAAATTGCGGAGCGCACCGGTGTCGACCTCTAGCGCTCTCATTATTCCGGTATCCCTGCCGCCGCTTGTCGTGTCGGCGGACGATCGCGTCCAGACTCGCTTTTGGGAATTCTTCGTCAATAACATCCGCAACGCGCACACACGGCGCACCTATGGGCGTGCGATCGGCGAATTCCTCGCCTGGTGCGAGCAGCGTGGACTCGCTTCGCTCATCGACATCAAGCCGCTGCATGTCGGCGCTTATGTCGAAATGCTAACCCGCAGCCACAGCGCGCCGACGGCGAAGCAACGCCTCGCCGCCATCCGCATGCTGTTCGACTGGCTGGTGACCGGGCAGATCGTCCCCACCAATCCGGCCGCCAGCGTGCGCGGGCCGAAGCATGTCGTCAAAGTCGGCAAGACGCCGGTGCTCGACCCTTCTGAGGCGCGGACGCTGCTCGACAGCATCGACGCGACGACGCCCATTGGCTTGCGCGACCGCGCGCTGATCGGGCTCATGGTCTATTCCTTCGCGCGCGTCGGCGCAGCGCTCGCCATGAAAGTCGAAGACGTTTACGTGCAGCATCGCCGCCTCTGGGTGCGGCTTCACGAGAAGGGCGGCAAGCGCCATGAAATGCCCTGCCACCATAATTTAGAGGCTTACCTGCACGCCTATATCGACGGCTGCGGGCTCGCGAATGATCCAAAGGGGCTGCTGTTCTGCACGATTGGGCGGGGCGCGGGCGAACAGCTTCCGCGCCACGGGCATCACCGCCTATCTCAAGAACGGCGGGACGCTCGAGAAGGCCGCCAGCATGGCGAACCATGCCTCGACACGCACGACACAGCTCTATGACCGCCGGCACGACGAGATGAGCCTCGACGAGGTTGAGAGGGTAGTGATTTGACGAGATGGCCGCGTCTGCGGGCACAGAGGACTCCGGCCTAAGCATCCTTCAGTTTCTTCGACGGTAAAGACGGGCTCGGCTACGGGTCTCTTTTCACCCGTCTGCCCTTCCCTGTCACTATGATCGGGACCCAATTCATATTGGCCTTTACACCCCGAAACTCTTCTTCAAGTCGTTCTTGATGAAGCAGAGCATCGGTCGTGTAAATGACTGCAAAAAAGGTCCGCCAGTCGTAATGACCGCTGTATCCCTTCATGTCCGCATAGAGTTCATCGAGGGCTTTCTTAACGTCCTTTTCAGAGTCGGCAAATTTGTATTCAGCTGCGGCCATCAGTGACCTTACGCCGATATCCGGCTTGTATGTCTTCAACAGCTGGCCAACGGGTATTTCTCGAATGGCATCATGGAACGCAAACTTCACGACTTCGAAGATTGCTTGCTGAACGTCAGACTCTTTACGCGGCTCCAAACCCTTTGCTTGGATGATCGCACCTGTGTTCTGCAAAATCGTTCTGAACACATCAATGCCGGTGACAGCCCTTCGGTCGGTCATTGTCGCAAGCGATTGGTAAAGGCCGCCAACTTTTGCAAGAGCGGGGCTGATCAATCCCACATCCCACGGCTCATGCACCATGTTGATCAAGCCATTCGGCTCATAGGACCTAAATTCCGCGGCGATCTCTGCTGTGAACAGGGGAAGCTTGAGCCGCTCGGCTAAGATACTGACTTCGCGATACAGCCTTTGGAGATAGAAACGCAGCGTCTCCTCTGCCTCATACATTTCGTCGTTTTCGAGCAGTTTTTCGTTGCCCCCCGAAGACTCGATAAGATCCCCTAACTTTGTTTCAGCTTCGCGCGCGCGGCCAAGGGTTTCGGCAATGCTAGCCGACAATAATTGCTCTTCCCGTCCCATACGGATGTTCTCCAAATTCGTTCTTCCAGCGGGCACACACCCTAGGCTCGGCCTGGTCGGGAAGATTCTGATCTAGCTAAGGACGCCTTGTGAAATCTATCGTGCGTTCGCAGAAATGAGTGAGTTCCGTGTCGTTAATCGCTGCGGTTTCCCATGCTGCGTTCGTGTCGTGGTGGAATCTGTTCGCGTAATCGAGCAGCGCCCGCAGCTCATTCGTATCGTTCGCCGATAAGATTTCCGCGGCGGTTCCAACTCTTTGCTGGCAGACGTTGTGAAAAGCGCCCAACAGCGCCCCAGGAGGGAAATGGCTGGGGTATGCGATGCGGACAAACGTCTCGAGGATTGGCCGTAGGGTCCCCGCGACTATCCGCTCCTTCGCCGGGTCATGGCTTCGCAGGTATTCCGCGACAAGCTCATGCCGGCGGTCATGTTCGGTGATACAATCTTGGCGAACATCCCAGACCGCGAGTGTCGAACCCGCCCCGTCGCGCGCGATCCTTACGGCCGTCCGTGTGGAGGTATCAGCGCCTTCCCAAATCGCACAAAGAAACGGCTTTGAATGGGAGAGCACGATTATTTGACGCACTCGGCTATACAGACGCCGCATTTCTTGCACGGTTGTCAGCGAGCGATGCTCGTCCAGGCTCGTCATCGGATCGTCGATAACGATGATTTTTCGCGCGAGATTGGGGTCTTGGTCTAACGATGCGAAGAAGAAGGCGAGGGCCAGCGTATTGCGATCGCCAGCGCTCAGCGTATTTCGGAACGACGGGCCTTCGTCGGCGGTCAGGCTGACGGGCACGTTGTTGATCACGACGCTATAAGAGGCAGATGACCCGCCTCTGGTGTTTACCGACGAGACGCTTTGCAACCGGAATCCGGCATTGAACCGCTGGAGATAGGAATTAATCGCTGTCTCGTAGGCCGGGAAGATACTACGCCGGTAATGATCAAGGGCGGCGCGCGCTTGATCTCGCTGTTGCTCAGTTCTCCCTTTTGTAGCCTTCTCTTGAAGATAAGCGTCGCAAAGCGTGACGATCGTGGGTTCATGACGCGCCTTGATTGCCCTCAACCTGGAAATATCGCTCTCCAGGGCGGCAATGTTTGCTGCCGCAACCTGTTCTTTCACGAGTGCAATGGCTGCGTTGCAGCCTTGCAGCGCTGTTGAGATCTCCTCAACTGCATTGCAATAGCCGTGATAAACTTCGATCGCTTCTAGGCTCTCTGGAGGTAGCGTCTTCGGTTCGAGCGGAGCCGTGGCCTTCGCTCGCAAAACTGGCAGCACCGCCTCGCGCGCCGCTATCCAAGCACGTTCGACGGCAGCCGTGTCTATTTCCACCTCCGGGATACTCGTAAACGCGCGCCAAAACTCACGGTTTTCCGAGGCCACCCTGATAGCGCGTTCAAATGCAGCTCTGACCTCGCCCCCGTGCGAGGTGTTGATTGCCTGCCCGGTGTCTTTTATCGCGGTTTTCAGGAACTCGTATGCTTCGCTGAAATAAGCGCGGTAATGCGCAATGAGGGGCGAGCCCCCTAAATCCTGTGCGCAAAACGGACAGACTTCGTAGTCGTGTCCTTCTGACCCGGCCGCGATGCGGTGCAAACCCTCCCCGACCCACGCTTCGCCACCCTTACCGAGTTTCGCGAAATGCTCGCGCATACGAGCCGCCGCCTCGGCTTCGAGATCGGGCAGAGTCCGCGCCAGGAGCCGGTTGATTGGATCGACGTCGAACCTCGGCAGGACCACAGGCGCAAAAGCGGCTCGCTGCCTGATCGCGTCGGCTGATTTCGCCGCCGAAAGGTTGCGTTCCGCTTCCCCAATCTTTGCGTCGACATCGGGATCGGCGGCTAGGGCACAAAACTTATCGACGGAGAAGGCACCCCGTGCAGAGGCGGGAATTGCGTTTTCTTTGGTGCGCAAAGCCTGGTTATGCTGTTCGATCTGGGCAATATGGGATTGCACAGTAGAGTTGAGGCTTACGCCTTGAGCGCCGAGGATTAATTCGTGCAGATTTTGTCGGTGCGCAGTCTCGATTTCGATCCCGGAGCAAACGTTGGCGGCAACGAAGGCATCGTCGAAAACCGCTATATCGGCATGCGGAGCTGACCACGAGCCATTTTGGAAAAGGACAGTTGCACCTCCGACATTAAGCACGATGTGGGGTGGGTGCTGCGCGCCCAGACGCTTGCGTTCGGTTATCAGCTCTGGATCGTTGGCGCTAAGGGAGCGCAAAATGGCTGCGATCGTCGTTTTCCCGCGCCCATTCTCTCCATAGACCAGAGAGAGCTTGGCAAGCGGAATTCGGGCACCTGCGTTGACGGAATCGAACTGACCAATGTTTCTAAGCAACGAAAATTGTTCGACCGTCATTGCCCAACTCCATTCTCGAAAATAACGATGAGCTCTGCGCGTTTTAAAGCAAACGATCAGGCGCGCCTGGGGGGGCACGCGCAGCCTCCGCGGCGATATGACCGGCGAAGCTGGTCACGAAGGTCTTGAGGCCCGTCAGCTCCGACAAGTCAACATAGTCGCCCGTTTCTGCCGCCGTACGCGGCGAGGCCATGATGGTCGCCGTCGTGTAAAGCCGCTCCTGCACAAGTTTGCGGCACAGGATGTTATAGCGCTCGATGTAAGACGCCCCTCGGAAATCAGGAAAAACCGGGAAATGGGGCGAAGTATCATTCACCGGCGACCGTGATTCCGGCGCGTCTTCAACCGGCATCAGCCAGGCGACAAAAGGGCGCGGCGCTTCCGGGCCGAAAGCCCCTTCCCGATAGGCCGTCCAAAGATCGACAGCTGTGCCGATCGCTTCTTCCGTCCGATTGTTGAAATTCTTGCCGAAGGAACCGACCTGCGATTTGAGCTCGAGCGCCGCGACCAGGCGGCCATCGTTGACAATGAGTAAGTCCCAGAGTTTCGTCGGCCGGAAGAACCCCGGCAATGTCAGGACACGGCGACCCATCATCATGTGCGCGTCGGTCAGCCCGTTGGCCCGGATCACGTCCTGAATAAGGGCGATGAATCCGTCCATATTTTTGCCGCCGGTCACGCTCGCGCGTTCGCCCTGGTCTTCCCGGCCGAGTTCCTTTTGCTTGGCGGCGGCCGCGGCGCGGTTGCCCCAAAAGGCTTTCACCGCTTCCCGGGCTTTGTTTTCGTAGTCAGCTAAATCAAGCGGCATCCGCTACCCCCGCAGTTACCCCAATGGCATGGCGTTCTTCGGCGTTCAGCCCGTAGAGCTCCGCCGCCGCTGCGTTGCATGTATCGAGATCGCGGGATTTTCCGGCCTTGATGAGTTTGGCTCGCAATGGGGCTGAAACGCCCGACCAGCGCGGCAAGCGCAAGCGCCGCAGATATTGCGCCTGGAAACGCAAATAGCCGCCGCGCATTTTGGTCGAATAAGAAGAAATGAAAATCCGCGTTACGCCCGACAGGAGCACCGCCTGCAACGCGTGCAGGTTCCACTCGCTCGAGGTGACGTAATAGAGATTGTGGTGCGGATAGAGCTCGCCCGGCTCATAAACGATATGGGCTTCCCCTTTGATATCGGGGATCAGCAGCTTGGGGACCTTGGTCAGCTCCGGGTAAATCCGGTCAATGGTCCGATACCAGTTGTCGGGATTCTTCTTGGCGCAATGCCGCGCTTTGATCGTCGCGCCATAGCACTCGAGATAGGCCTTCAGCTTCGGATAATCCTTGAGCGCGACGAGCTTCCCGTCGCGCCCGAAGGGATTGATAATCCCAAGCCCACGCCATTCGACCGTGCCCGTCAGAATGTCGCGCGTCGTGGCGAGCGGCAGCTTGCGATCGGGCTCGACATCGAGCTCGTCAAACGGCCGGATGAAGACCTGATCCGCACCCGTGGCGACGCCGATCCTGACCTTGCAGCCAGCATCTTCGACCAGGGGGAATTCCGCCTCGAGGCGGCGCACGAGATTCAATTCTTCGGGCGCGCCGAGCATCCAGGGCTCATCGCCCACGGCTGCGTGCGTCACTTCGCTGACTTCGGCGCCCTTGCCGAGCTTGGCGGCCGTCATCGTTTTGGCGAGCTGGCGTAGCGTATCCGCGTCGATCTGCGGCCGCGCCGCGATCCGCGTTGGGCCCTCCTTCTCGCGGCCAATCACGACGATGGCCGGATAGGCGATCACGTCCGACAGAAAGGCGTCCGTATCGACCATGTCGACGAAGTATTGCAGGTGGAATTTCTCCGCGACCAGGCGGCGCAGCGGGCCGCCATAGCGGTTCTTGGTCCAGCGATCGGCGCAGATGAACCCCAGACGGCCGCCGGGCGCGAGCAGTGAAAGCGAGTGCTCGATAAAGGGGATGTATATGTCGGCGCGGTCGAAAATGGTGTCGAAGCGGCGGCGATATTCCGCGATCAGCACGTCGGGGATGAGCTCTTGCCGGACGTAAGGCGGGTTGCCGATAACGTGGGTGAATTCGCGCTCGAGCGGCAACAGGAGGAAGTCGCCCTGCTTGAGCCAATGATCCGCCAACGAATGGGCTTGGGCTGGTTTCAGCTCCTTTGCCGTGAGCGCATCGAGAACGAGCTCCCGTGTGTGCTCGTAGCTCGAGTGATGCAGCTCGACCGCGAGGATGCACCCGCCCAGGTCTTTTACAATGTTGCCCTTGTCGCCAACCTCGCGCCCGTAGGCCTCGAGCAGGCGATCGATCACCGGCGTCAGAAAATCGCCCTGCCCCATCGATGGCTCGAGCAGCCGCGCCTTATGCAGCGGTTTGTCGGCGGTGTAGCCCGCCAGGTCGAGAATGAAATTCACGACTTCGCGCCGCGTGAAGACCGCCCCACGCGACTCCGCGCCCGATTCAGCCATGCCGGCAATCGCGGCTTCTACTTCCGGGCGCTCGAGGAAGGATAACTGCTTGTGCGTGTTGCGGAATGCCATATTGCCCAGCTTAGCCATGATTCATGGTTCGTTCTACAACATTATCGGCCGAGAGGTTAGCGACTTCCCCGTCGCTTGCGACCTGGATTCCAGGCCTTTCCACACTTTTGAGAGCGCGCCTCGAAGAATGCGCCCAGGGGCAATGACGTGCGGCGATAATTGCCGGCGACGCGCCCTGTCCGATGGAGATAGCGCAGCATCGAGCGAAGGCGCTCGGCCACATCCTTCACGGACCTGCGCGTCTGATGAGGGCTGCGCGTGCCCATATAGCAGTCGATGTCGCCCACCGTCATCGGCATCAGACTGTCGGGGCCGTGCCGATCAAGCTGCCATGCCAGAAAGTTCCGGCCCTCCCACATCAATGCGTCGATGCTGGCCACGGCAAGGCCTCGTTCCTCGCGCAGCCAAGTCTCGTACTCGTCGCAGATGGCAAAGCGCAGTGCGTCGGCAGCGCAGGTCGCTTTCGGCGGGGACGGCCACAGGCCCTGTGCGAGCCGCAGCAACGCGTGGATCCCAGAGCGCGGAATAGAGTGCCAATCCCGCGCCGGCGTCTGACCATGGCGTTTGCCGAACATCGTAATCGCGTGTTGCAGGTACTGAGCCACCTGCGCCTCGGTCACCTCCGTGACCTCAATGTTCTGCTGAGCAAGGTATTCAACGAACCCGCGCGCATAGGCGCAGTAGTTCTCGATCACTACAGAGTTGTATCGTTGCTTAGTCAGAACAATTCGGAGCTCAGCAATCAGTCGGTCATTCAGTCCTCTGCTGGTCAAGATGACAGCAGAAGTTTGCCATCTGAACGCAGAGGTTACTTGGGTGTTCAACATCGATTTGGATTTTCTAGCTAAAAGGAGACATGCACCTCTCGACCTCATGTCGGTCATTGACGCGTGAGGCTGGCGCTACCAAAAGCGGACATTCGAGCGGTCTCTACTACATTACTTCAGGCCTGACGATTGGCTTAGACTTTCGCAGGCTCCGATTGTCGGTATGCTCTCTGCTCGAAATAGCATTCCAAGGGGGAGCAGACCAGAGTGATGGACCGAACCATCCGTATCCAGATCGATCGGAGTAGCTGGCCCAAGGCGCCACAACTACCGCGATTTC from Methylocystis parvus OBBP encodes:
- a CDS encoding Eco57I restriction-modification methylase domain-containing protein: MAKLGNMAFRNTHKQLSFLERPEVEAAIAGMAESGAESRGAVFTRREVVNFILDLAGYTADKPLHKARLLEPSMGQGDFLTPVIDRLLEAYGREVGDKGNIVKDLGGCILAVELHHSSYEHTRELVLDALTAKELKPAQAHSLADHWLKQGDFLLLPLEREFTHVIGNPPYVRQELIPDVLIAEYRRRFDTIFDRADIYIPFIEHSLSLLAPGGRLGFICADRWTKNRYGGPLRRLVAEKFHLQYFVDMVDTDAFLSDVIAYPAIVVIGREKEGPTRIAARPQIDADTLRQLAKTMTAAKLGKGAEVSEVTHAAVGDEPWMLGAPEELNLVRRLEAEFPLVEDAGCKVRIGVATGADQVFIRPFDELDVEPDRKLPLATTRDILTGTVEWRGLGIINPFGRDGKLVALKDYPKLKAYLECYGATIKARHCAKKNPDNWYRTIDRIYPELTKVPKLLIPDIKGEAHIVYEPGELYPHHNLYYVTSSEWNLHALQAVLLSGVTRIFISSYSTKMRGGYLRFQAQYLRRLRLPRWSGVSAPLRAKLIKAGKSRDLDTCNAAAAELYGLNAEERHAIGVTAGVADAA
- a CDS encoding 4-fold beta flower protein — its product is MDWLWTWGGKCFGYRDGDDLLTHDGRHVGRFNGDKIFDPRGRYLGELMNENRLIRRKGVTSLRGYNFTPRAKRAAYAKYANYVGYAMYAGYEDFPAPESL
- a CDS encoding AAA family ATPase yields the protein MTVEQFSLLRNIGQFDSVNAGARIPLAKLSLVYGENGRGKTTIAAILRSLSANDPELITERKRLGAQHPPHIVLNVGGATVLFQNGSWSAPHADIAVFDDAFVAANVCSGIEIETAHRQNLHELILGAQGVSLNSTVQSHIAQIEQHNQALRTKENAIPASARGAFSVDKFCALAADPDVDAKIGEAERNLSAAKSADAIRQRAAFAPVVLPRFDVDPINRLLARTLPDLEAEAAARMREHFAKLGKGGEAWVGEGLHRIAAGSEGHDYEVCPFCAQDLGGSPLIAHYRAYFSEAYEFLKTAIKDTGQAINTSHGGEVRAAFERAIRVASENREFWRAFTSIPEVEIDTAAVERAWIAAREAVLPVLRAKATAPLEPKTLPPESLEAIEVYHGYCNAVEEISTALQGCNAAIALVKEQVAAANIAALESDISRLRAIKARHEPTIVTLCDAYLQEKATKGRTEQQRDQARAALDHYRRSIFPAYETAINSYLQRFNAGFRLQSVSSVNTRGGSSASYSVVINNVPVSLTADEGPSFRNTLSAGDRNTLALAFFFASLDQDPNLARKIIVIDDPMTSLDEHRSLTTVQEMRRLYSRVRQIIVLSHSKPFLCAIWEGADTSTRTAVRIARDGAGSTLAVWDVRQDCITEHDRRHELVAEYLRSHDPAKERIVAGTLRPILETFVRIAYPSHFPPGALLGAFHNVCQQRVGTAAEILSANDTNELRALLDYANRFHHDTNAAWETAAINDTELTHFCERTIDFTRRP
- a CDS encoding MucR family transcriptional regulator yields the protein MADSEREENFSSTELAAGIVAAFVAHNSLPVAELPALIASVETALRGLAGHGPAVAETEKPTPAVPIRRSVTPDYLVCLDDGKQFKSLKRHLAVLGMTPEEYRAKWGLPADYPMVAQNYAAQRSDLAKSMGLGQARKTTAAKRGRKPKGSGQAAV
- a CDS encoding PaeR7I family type II restriction endonuclease: MPLDLADYENKAREAVKAFWGNRAAAAAKQKELGREDQGERASVTGGKNMDGFIALIQDVIRANGLTDAHMMMGRRVLTLPGFFRPTKLWDLLIVNDGRLVAALELKSQVGSFGKNFNNRTEEAIGTAVDLWTAYREGAFGPEAPRPFVAWLMPVEDAPESRSPVNDTSPHFPVFPDFRGASYIERYNILCRKLVQERLYTTATIMASPRTAAETGDYVDLSELTGLKTFVTSFAGHIAAEAARAPPGAPDRLL
- a CDS encoding DUF2513 domain-containing protein; this encodes MKRDMDLIRELLLKLEGANVPPGVTAVISPYDARLAVNGFDGEEIGHHLRMLVSAGFIETGNQPFAADGALIFRQIAWEGRDFLDSVRDPEVWGKTKKGALAAGGFTFDLLKDLAKGFLKKQIAERTGVDL